The following is a genomic window from Hymenobacter gelipurpurascens.
AACGGCCAGCTTACGGGCCAGCGCGGCATCCATGCCCTCTGGGAAAGCCGCCTGCCGGAGCTGCTGAGCAGCAGCTATGATTTCTTTACGGGGCCCGCGCCCTACCTGGATAGGCCTACGGATGTTATCTGGGCTGCTGTAGGCCGGTCGGCGGCGGCTACTGATTCGGTGCTACGCTTTGAGCGGGAACTGACGCTGAAGTTTCCGGAGGACCGCAAGTATGGCTTTGAGCAGCGCGGCAACCAGACCGTGCGCGCCTACTCCCGTGACTTCGCCCGCGAGTATCATCAGCGCCTCAATGGGCAGGTTGAGCGCCAGATGCGGCTGGCGCTACGCCTCGTGGGTGCCTTCTGGTACACCGCCTGGGTTGATGCCGGCCAGCCCGACCTGGATAAGCTGCCGCGCCAAGTATCGGCGGCGGAGCAGCTTCGTTTGGCGCGGGAGGCCGCACAGGCTCCGCAAACTTCGCCGGCCGCCGTACCCGGGCACGAGGACTAGAAAGCGCGGTGGCCTGAAAACCTAACTGCCCGAAATAGGTAGATAAGTGGCCTAGTCGCTACCCCGGTCGCCGCTAGGCCACTTCCTGGTCTTCTCCTTACCCTGTACTTTCATGAAAAGCCTCTATACAGTAGCCCTGCTCACCATTTCCAACTTGTTCATGACGTTTGCCTGGTACGGGCATCTGCAGTTCAAGAAAATCAGCTGGCTGCATGGCCTAGGCCTGGTCGGCGTGATTCTGGTTAGCTGGGGCTTGGCCTTTTTTGAGTACGTGTTTCAGGTGCCGGCCAACCGTATTGGGTTCGAGGAAAACGGTGGCCCCTTCAACCTGTTTCAGCTCAAAGTCATTCAGGAGGTAGTGTCGCTTACGGTGTTTACCTTTTGCGCCGTGTACGTGTTCAAAACTGATAAACTAGCCTGGAACCATGTGGTGGGCTTTGCGCTGCTGGTGGCGGCGGTGTACGTCATTTTCCGGAAGTGGTGAGGTAGCAGTAGGCTGGCTATCCTTATAAAACCTGCTGCGGCGCCTTCAGCCTAATGTTGAGCTTGCCACAAAAACTAGCCTGAACAGCACCCGCAGAAAAACAGGTGAAGTTTAGGGCAAAAGGGGCAACTCCATACCCTGGTATGCGTACGGAAACGCGCCCCGCTATCGGGGCTTTTCATGTTTCGAGTTTCTGCTTATATGTCAAAAAAATACGCTCTGCTGGCGCTGCTTTTCCTGTGGCTGCTGAATATATCCACTGCTCAGGCTCAACGGGTTGGCCTGGTGCTAAGTGGCGGCGGTGCCAAGGGCCTGGCGCACGTGGGCGTACTGAAGGTGCTGGAGAAAAACCGCATCCCCATCGACTACATTGTGGGTACCAGCATGGGTGCCATTGTGGGCGGCATGTACGCGGCCGGCTACTCGCCCGAGGAGATTGAGGAAATTGTGCTGAAGCCCGAGTTCCAGAACTGGGTGGCCAACCGCCCTCTCGAAGGCAAGGTCTTTAACTTCTACGATGCCGACCCTTCGCCGGCGGCGCTGCACCTAGGCCTGTCCATCGACACGGCTTTCCGCACCCGCGTAACGCCGCGCATCATCAATGATGCCACGCTCAACTACGTGCTGGCCACCATGCTGGCGCCGGCCAGTGCCGTGGCAAAGTATAATTTCGATAACCTGTTTGTGCCCTACCGGGCAGTGGCCTCGGAGGTGTTTACCCGCCAGAAAGTAGTGCAGCGCAGCGGCTCTCTTTCCGATGCGGTGCGCAACTCCATGGCTTTTCCGCTGGCCTTCCGCCCTATCCGGCAGGAAGATGGCCGCTACCTCTTTGATGGTGCGGTGGTTGATAACTTCCCGACGGGCGTAATCCGGGAGGAGTTTAAGCCCGATGTAATTATTGGGGTGAACGTGGGCGACGTGGCCTTCCGCAAATACCCCAAGGAGAAAGACGACCAACTGCTAACCAGCACCTTGGTATTCCTGGGCTCCAACGCCGCCGACACCTTATCAGTAGGGCCTAATGGCATATTCATCCAGCCCGATGTGGCAGACTACACCGCCGCCGACTTCGGCCGGGTACGGCGGCTAGTAGCGCTTGGCGAAAATGCTACCGAAGCCAAGCTAGGCCAACTGATGCAGCGCATTCAGCGGCGCGAAGACACCGTGGCGCTGCAACAACGCCGCCGGGCGTTCCAGGACCGCGCGCCGAAGCCCGACTTTACCCGCATTACGGTGCAGGGCCTGCCACGCCAGCAGCAGGAGTTTGTGCGCCGGTTTTTCCAGCGCAGCGGCTCTACCTACACCCCCAGCGACATTGAGGAAGGCTACTTCCGCCTGGTTAGCAACGACTTCTTTACCAACGTGTATCCGCGGGTGCGCTACGATGAGGAGCAAAAGGGCTACTCGCTTGGCATTGATGCTCGCCAAGCTAACAACCTCACGGCCGACCTGGGGGTACTGCTCTCGTCGCGCTCCATGAGTAATTTTTACTTGGGCGGGGCCTACCGCTACCTCACGCGTTACCTCTACACCGTGCGCGGAAATGCCACCGTGGGGCGCTTTTACAATGCCGTGCAGGGCTCTTTCCGGGTAAGTATTCCGGGCCAGATTCCGCTCTACTTCGAGCCCGTTGTTACGTTCAACAACCTGAATTATCAGGATACGGGCTCTCTACTGGGCACTAATGCCGACAACACCCAACTGGTGCAGCGCGACCTGAAAACGGCGTTGCAGATCGGCATCAGCCCGAACTACCGCAGCCGCTACATTCTGGACGTAGGAGCCTTCACGAACCGCGACCGGTTTGCCAACACCCCA
Proteins encoded in this region:
- a CDS encoding zinc dependent phospholipase C family protein; this translates as MNRIGAIAFLFLLLPSRSQAWGFFSHRLINRLAVYTLPREMIGFYKANIDYLTDNATRPDSRRTVVPGEAPRHFLDVDVYGDSAVYKLPRSYADAVAQLGEDSLLRHGIVPWQVARMKGQLTEAFRTHETDRILHISADLGHYIADACVPLHATHNYNGQLTGQRGIHALWESRLPELLSSSYDFFTGPAPYLDRPTDVIWAAVGRSAAATDSVLRFERELTLKFPEDRKYGFEQRGNQTVRAYSRDFAREYHQRLNGQVERQMRLALRLVGAFWYTAWVDAGQPDLDKLPRQVSAAEQLRLAREAAQAPQTSPAAVPGHED
- a CDS encoding patatin-like phospholipase family protein, whose product is MSKKYALLALLFLWLLNISTAQAQRVGLVLSGGGAKGLAHVGVLKVLEKNRIPIDYIVGTSMGAIVGGMYAAGYSPEEIEEIVLKPEFQNWVANRPLEGKVFNFYDADPSPAALHLGLSIDTAFRTRVTPRIINDATLNYVLATMLAPASAVAKYNFDNLFVPYRAVASEVFTRQKVVQRSGSLSDAVRNSMAFPLAFRPIRQEDGRYLFDGAVVDNFPTGVIREEFKPDVIIGVNVGDVAFRKYPKEKDDQLLTSTLVFLGSNAADTLSVGPNGIFIQPDVADYTAADFGRVRRLVALGENATEAKLGQLMQRIQRREDTVALQQRRRAFQDRAPKPDFTRITVQGLPRQQQEFVRRFFQRSGSTYTPSDIEEGYFRLVSNDFFTNVYPRVRYDEEQKGYSLGIDARQANNLTADLGVLLSSRSMSNFYLGGAYRYLTRYLYTVRGNATVGRFYNAVQGSFRVSIPGQIPLYFEPVVTFNNLNYQDTGSLLGTNADNTQLVQRDLKTALQIGISPNYRSRYILDVGAFTNRDRFANTPELSSTDVLDLNRFQGVTAGLRFERNSLDQRQYATKGRRVKFAFRGVTGQEKYEAGTTANGVEDRTNNQRWVRLSVFTEQYYSLSKTDSVGSKTNAWGYVVDAVASTQGAFSTYRSSLTTSASFLPLPDSRTLFLDNYRGTAYAAAGLRYIRSILPGVEWRTEGFAHVLVRPWKQAYDNPVLVRRSNSVSRPYLTLMTGLVYQTPVGPLSVQAIHYDDRNHRFGVFAHIGYVLFRDRSLE
- a CDS encoding DMT family protein, whose product is MKSLYTVALLTISNLFMTFAWYGHLQFKKISWLHGLGLVGVILVSWGLAFFEYVFQVPANRIGFEENGGPFNLFQLKVIQEVVSLTVFTFCAVYVFKTDKLAWNHVVGFALLVAAVYVIFRKW